A single window of Sphingobacteriales bacterium DNA harbors:
- a CDS encoding WecB/TagA/CpsF family glycosyltransferase — MSFQNNISTLQFLNAANIADTCNYILKEWKKNNFYIVHFMYYASLELIRSDIKYAEALKKSNIILVDGIGMQMYFKLANNKQMSNLNGTDLSPIMIELLHKQNIPITFYGTTKEQIQGCNEKLNEQYKTQVLHYFQDGYTALNWEHIPDNSALFIGMGTPLQEEWVNKHFETIQTKNLFVITVGGYFDFLSGFYTRAPKLIRSIKLEWLWRTILHPARHYKKRLRDTTIIFRPWLDKIKQYPKYFNILDI; from the coding sequence ATGTCATTTCAAAATAACATATCTACACTACAATTTCTGAATGCAGCTAATATTGCAGATACTTGTAATTATATTTTAAAAGAATGGAAGAAAAATAACTTTTACATTGTACACTTTATGTATTATGCAAGTTTAGAATTAATTAGAAGTGACATAAAATATGCTGAAGCATTAAAAAAATCTAACATAATATTGGTTGATGGTATAGGTATGCAAATGTATTTTAAACTTGCAAACAACAAGCAAATGAGCAATCTGAATGGCACAGATTTGTCACCAATTATGATAGAATTATTACACAAGCAAAATATTCCTATCACATTTTATGGCACTACAAAAGAGCAAATTCAAGGATGCAATGAAAAACTAAACGAGCAATACAAAACTCAAGTCTTACACTATTTTCAAGATGGTTATACAGCATTAAATTGGGAACACATACCAGATAATTCTGCATTATTTATTGGCATGGGAACACCACTGCAAGAAGAATGGGTAAACAAACATTTTGAAACAATACAAACAAAAAATCTATTCGTAATTACCGTTGGTGGTTATTTTGATTTTTTAAGTGGTTTTTATACTAGAGCACCCAAACTTATACGCAGCATAAAATTAGAATGGCTTTGGCGTACAATATTGCATCCAGCAAGACATTATAAAAAAAGATTAAGAGACACTACCATCATTTTCAGACCTTGGTTGGATAAAATCAAACAATATCCAAAATACTTCAATATATTAGATATATGA
- a CDS encoding sulfotransferase, which translates to MYLDKIIFIVGNSRSGTTMMLRVFNNHPDLMVLNELHFFEQLWSPEDKGKTIDKSNAIKLAQKLILIQRKGYNTGFDDYSIFEDEATTLIHNISEELTAESVFFHFAKNEISLNHKKVICEKTPQNVFYIQEIFEIFPNAKIINMVRDPRAIMLSQKNKWNRRKLGAWYITRKESIRLRINYHPITLSKLWNAAIQASSKHKKDKRVHTVVFEQLIENPEAEIKKICQHIDINFNPNMLEITQESSSIEPDSKDKGFKKERAANWKKGGLNNTEIWFCEKISNKNMQQFNFELSNTQPNYLMVFYYLCSFPIKLILAFAMNLDRMKNIVETLKRRLK; encoded by the coding sequence ATGTATTTAGATAAAATTATATTTATAGTTGGTAACTCAAGAAGTGGCACAACGATGATGTTGCGTGTCTTTAACAATCATCCTGATTTGATGGTACTGAATGAATTGCACTTTTTTGAACAACTTTGGTCGCCAGAAGATAAAGGAAAAACAATAGACAAAAGTAATGCTATTAAATTAGCTCAAAAGCTAATACTCATTCAAAGAAAAGGTTACAACACTGGATTTGATGATTATAGTATTTTTGAAGATGAGGCAACAACTTTAATTCATAATATTTCAGAAGAGTTAACGGCAGAAAGTGTTTTTTTTCATTTTGCAAAAAATGAAATTAGCCTAAATCATAAAAAAGTAATTTGCGAAAAAACGCCACAAAATGTATTTTACATCCAAGAGATTTTTGAGATTTTCCCGAATGCAAAAATCATAAATATGGTACGTGACCCACGCGCTATCATGCTTTCGCAAAAAAACAAATGGAATAGAAGAAAATTAGGTGCATGGTATATTACTAGAAAAGAAAGCATTCGATTAAGAATAAATTACCATCCAATTACTTTAAGTAAACTTTGGAATGCTGCCATACAAGCATCAAGCAAACACAAAAAAGACAAACGTGTACACACAGTAGTTTTTGAACAACTTATAGAAAACCCTGAAGCTGAAATAAAAAAAATCTGTCAGCATATTGACATTAACTTTAATCCAAATATGTTGGAAATAACACAAGAAAGTTCATCAATAGAACCTGATAGTAAAGATAAAGGTTTTAAAAAAGAACGTGCTGCAAATTGGAAAAAAGGTGGATTAAATAATACTGAAATTTGGTTTTGCGAAAAGATAAGTAATAAAAATATGCAACAATTCAATTTTGAATTATCGAATACTCAACCAAATTATCTTATGGTTTTTTACTATTTATGTTCTTTCCCAATCAAATTAATATTAGCTTTTGCTATGAATTTAGATAGAATGAAAAACATTGTAGAAACTCTAAAAAGAAGACTAAAATAA
- a CDS encoding alkaline phosphatase D family protein produces the protein MHQPIIGSVTETSAKIFFFSDTILDFSIVLKSEMSESKYAYRSTDSFFFTNMFVFKDLLPNKYYEYFITDTLNQELAKGSFTTFNSKNSTDKFVFTFGSCTHQRFDDVIFQNMALHQPKFFLHLGDWLYNNYNSNTLQQSLSLQNLKAKFIERYNMPHLSKLLQHTPIDYIFDDEDGIIDDFSSNTFSVIKTKNKEVALSESKYPNELKENLIQSLSQFFPSYNQNKNSAYHQFSFGNADFFFIDNRSTRASNFEIFEQKKNGKWTYKANKEHQILDSVQLQFLLDGLKNSTATWKFIVSGVTFNQSYKKVFDVCMRLQNRILPNQKTGMYLAASLSSMWFAFPATQSKLIDFCNDNNIENVIILSGDAHSAAIDDGKNAGFPEIMAGALAQENSEIASIIYKYFKMNLWNKGGQGIGNNNFNSAFGKVTVNGNESVQLSIIDDKNNEIIAYDVKPNFIPKKINEKRKSKITFSNKISVFFKKIRIGFHYLFNKK, from the coding sequence TTGCATCAACCAATCATTGGTTCTGTAACAGAAACAAGTGCAAAAATATTCTTCTTTTCGGATACAATATTAGATTTTTCTATTGTTTTAAAATCAGAAATGTCTGAAAGTAAATATGCTTATCGTTCTACAGATTCTTTTTTCTTTACAAATATGTTTGTATTCAAAGATTTATTACCAAATAAATACTATGAATATTTTATAACTGATACATTAAATCAAGAATTAGCAAAAGGTAGTTTTACTACATTCAATTCAAAAAATTCAACTGATAAATTTGTATTTACATTTGGTTCGTGCACACACCAACGTTTTGATGATGTAATATTTCAGAATATGGCATTGCACCAGCCAAAGTTTTTTTTACATCTTGGTGATTGGTTGTACAATAATTATAATTCTAATACATTACAACAATCATTGTCACTCCAAAATCTTAAAGCCAAGTTTATTGAGCGTTACAATATGCCACATTTGTCAAAATTGTTGCAACACACACCGATTGATTATATTTTTGATGATGAAGATGGAATTATAGATGATTTTTCTTCAAATACATTTAGTGTAATAAAAACAAAAAATAAAGAAGTTGCACTTTCAGAAAGTAAATATCCAAATGAGTTGAAAGAAAACCTAATACAAAGTTTAAGTCAATTTTTTCCTTCGTACAATCAGAATAAAAATTCAGCATACCACCAATTTTCTTTTGGCAATGCAGATTTTTTCTTTATAGATAATCGTTCAACACGAGCGTCAAATTTTGAAATATTTGAGCAAAAGAAAAATGGCAAATGGACATATAAAGCAAACAAGGAACATCAAATTTTAGATAGTGTTCAATTACAATTTTTATTAGATGGATTAAAAAACTCTACAGCAACATGGAAGTTTATAGTTTCAGGCGTTACATTCAATCAATCATACAAAAAAGTTTTTGATGTATGCATGCGATTGCAAAATAGAATATTGCCCAATCAAAAAACAGGAATGTACTTAGCTGCATCATTGTCATCAATGTGGTTTGCATTTCCTGCAACTCAATCAAAGTTGATTGATTTTTGTAATGATAATAATATTGAAAATGTAATAATTTTAAGTGGTGATGCACATTCTGCTGCAATTGATGATGGCAAAAACGCAGGATTTCCTGAAATAATGGCTGGCGCATTGGCACAAGAAAATTCGGAGATTGCAAGCATCATATATAAATATTTTAAAATGAATCTGTGGAACAAAGGTGGACAAGGAATTGGGAATAATAATTTTAATTCAGCATTTGGAAAAGTTACTGTAAATGGCAACGAAAGTGTTCAGCTTTCAATTATCGATGATAAGAATAATGAAATTATAGCATATGATGTAAAACCCAATTTTATTCCTAAAAAAATCAATGAAAAGCGAAAATCAAAGATTACATTTAGTAATAAGATTAGCGTGTTTTTTAAAAAAATTAGAATAGGTTTTCATTATTTGTTTAATAAAAAATAA
- a CDS encoding alpha/beta hydrolase, translating to MSVTHKQVKVNDVFLHVAQQGNGTKLVVLLHGWPEFWYTWRYQIPALAKEYTVFAPDLRGFNKSDKPTGISHYKADVVASDIAELIKQSGYDKAYIVGHDWGGAIAWTFSSLYPELTEKLAILNCPHPKEMLRQIKKNPSQLVKSWYMFLHQIPLLPELILELTLPQFFKTFIRGWMRNPQNFTDEDLKAFVTAYKEEGALTGSINYYRAMMQTKPNLSVFKQKTKAPTLLIWGEDDKALGKELTYNTKDYVDADLDIKYIKNCSHWIQNDCPDLVNQYLLEFFK from the coding sequence ATGAGTGTAACGCACAAACAAGTAAAAGTAAATGATGTTTTTCTACATGTAGCACAACAAGGCAATGGTACAAAGTTAGTTGTGTTGCTACATGGCTGGCCAGAATTTTGGTACACATGGCGTTATCAGATTCCAGCATTAGCAAAAGAATATACAGTGTTTGCGCCAGACTTACGAGGATTTAATAAAAGTGATAAGCCAACTGGAATTTCGCATTATAAAGCAGATGTTGTCGCATCAGATATTGCAGAACTAATCAAACAATCAGGATATGATAAAGCATATATAGTTGGACATGATTGGGGCGGAGCAATTGCATGGACATTTTCTTCATTGTATCCAGAATTGACTGAAAAATTAGCAATACTAAATTGTCCACATCCAAAAGAAATGTTGAGGCAAATAAAGAAAAATCCATCACAACTTGTGAAAAGTTGGTACATGTTCTTACATCAAATTCCTTTGTTGCCAGAATTAATATTGGAACTAACATTACCACAGTTTTTTAAAACATTTATTAGAGGTTGGATGCGTAATCCACAAAACTTTACAGATGAAGATTTAAAAGCATTTGTTACAGCATACAAAGAAGAAGGCGCGCTAACTGGCTCAATAAATTATTATAGAGCAATGATGCAAACAAAGCCAAATTTGTCAGTATTTAAACAAAAAACAAAAGCACCAACTTTATTAATTTGGGGCGAAGATGATAAAGCATTAGGAAAAGAATTAACATACAATACCAAAGATTATGTAGATGCTGATTTGGATATAAAGTATATTAAAAATTGCTCGCATTGGATACAAAACGATTGTCCTGATTTGGTTAATCAATATTTATTAGAATTTTTTAAATAA
- a CDS encoding polysaccharide deacetylase family protein, whose translation MFWVRTPWLVQKIFPKVIWHFKNVDESTIEMPSCTILGKKIYLTFDDGPHPEITPWVLDQLEKHQVKATFFCLGEHVEKYPDIFQQIIAHGHTIGNHGYKHYNGWKITKQQYLENFEKGKQATQSNLFRPPYAKIRAMHKFKQGEIIICTVLPHDYHPKVTPETCLDNIKNNLQDGDILVLHDNEKAWKKLEYVLPKILGNI comes from the coding sequence ATGTTTTGGGTACGTACACCATGGTTAGTTCAAAAAATATTTCCAAAAGTAATTTGGCATTTTAAAAACGTTGATGAAAGTACAATAGAAATGCCATCTTGTACAATCTTAGGAAAGAAAATATATCTAACATTTGATGATGGTCCACATCCTGAAATTACTCCTTGGGTATTGGACCAATTAGAAAAACATCAAGTCAAAGCAACATTTTTTTGTTTAGGTGAGCATGTAGAAAAGTATCCAGATATATTTCAACAAATAATTGCACATGGACATACTATTGGCAATCATGGTTACAAGCATTACAATGGTTGGAAGATAACCAAACAACAATATTTAGAAAATTTTGAAAAAGGAAAACAAGCAACTCAAAGTAATTTGTTTAGACCACCATATGCAAAAATTAGAGCTATGCATAAGTTTAAACAAGGTGAAATAATAATTTGTACAGTTTTGCCTCATGATTATCATCCAAAAGTAACACCAGAAACTTGCTTAGATAATATTAAAAATAATCTACAAGATGGAGATATTTTAGTACTACATGATAATGAAAAAGCATGGAAGAAATTAGAGTATGTATTGCCAAAAATTCTAGGTAATATTTGA
- a CDS encoding sterol desaturase family protein — protein sequence MKDAGASIGMGLGSTIIDIGIKAIALGYLFWFYQFRIFDNLGPATVEEFATWQWQKAHVWVWAFAFILQDFMFYWHHRLSHEIRLLWAAHINHHSSVNINFAVALRQSWLELLYKDMWYIPLAIIGIHPLMILTLHQLNLIYQFLPHTEAVRRMPKWFEYIFNTPSHHRVHHSSNIQYLDKNYGGVFIIWDRLFGTFKSEDDKIPCVYGITKNIHTYNLFKIAFHELGSIIKDVQQAPDLKSKLNYIFNAPGWSHNGEDQRARTLQKHLKE from the coding sequence ATGAAAGATGCTGGTGCAAGTATTGGCATGGGTTTGGGTTCTACAATTATTGATATTGGAATTAAAGCAATAGCATTAGGTTACTTATTTTGGTTTTATCAATTTAGAATTTTCGATAACTTGGGTCCAGCAACTGTGGAAGAATTTGCTACATGGCAATGGCAAAAAGCACATGTTTGGGTTTGGGCATTTGCTTTTATTCTACAAGATTTTATGTTTTATTGGCATCATAGATTGAGTCATGAAATCAGATTGCTTTGGGCTGCACATATCAACCATCATTCATCTGTAAATATAAATTTTGCTGTGGCGCTTCGTCAAAGTTGGTTAGAGTTATTATACAAAGATATGTGGTATATTCCTTTGGCAATAATTGGTATACATCCATTAATGATACTTACATTGCATCAACTCAATTTAATTTATCAATTTTTGCCGCATACTGAAGCTGTGCGAAGAATGCCAAAATGGTTTGAATATATTTTTAATACACCATCACATCATCGAGTGCATCATTCATCAAACATTCAATATTTAGATAAAAACTATGGTGGTGTTTTTATTATTTGGGATAGATTGTTTGGTACTTTCAAATCTGAAGATGATAAGATTCCTTGTGTTTATGGCATTACAAAAAACATACACACATATAATTTATTCAAGATTGCATTTCATGAATTAGGTTCTATTATAAAAGATGTGCAACAAGCACCAGATTTAAAATCGAAATTAAATTATATTTTTAATGCGCCAGGTTGGTCGCATAATGGCGAAGACCAAAGAGCAAGAACGCTACAAAAACATCTTAAAGAATAA
- a CDS encoding RNA-binding protein, with the protein MNIYIANLNFSTKTESLQQLFESYGEVTSAKIITDRDTGRSRGFGFVEMSNEEEAQKAMDELNNTEFEGKTIVVNEAKPKESNGGGRSFGGGGRSGGYGGGKSSSNGGGYKKKSW; encoded by the coding sequence ATGAATATTTACATCGCAAATTTGAATTTCAGTACAAAAACTGAAAGTCTACAACAGTTATTTGAAAGTTACGGAGAAGTAACTTCAGCAAAAATTATCACAGACAGAGATACAGGCAGATCTAGAGGATTTGGTTTTGTTGAAATGAGCAACGAAGAGGAAGCTCAAAAAGCTATGGATGAATTGAACAACACAGAATTTGAAGGAAAAACTATCGTAGTTAATGAAGCAAAACCTAAAGAAAGCAATGGCGGAGGTCGTTCTTTTGGTGGTGGCGGAAGATCAGGCGGCTACGGTGGCGGAAAATCTTCTTCAAACGGAGGTGGTTACAAGAAAAAAAGCTGGTAA
- the rlmB gene encoding 23S rRNA (guanosine(2251)-2'-O)-methyltransferase RlmB has translation MKSQYIIGRNAVLEALITDAQFEKILISKTANGDIIKEISQTAKQRNIYVQFVPEIKLDSLIRQSHQGVVGVIQLVQYYDFQDIVNQSFDEGKMPLVIVLDGITDVRNFGAIARTALGLNADLIIIPKKESVSISADAIKTSAGALMKIPVCKSDNLITTIKDLKNNGLQVVGLSSGNANKNISEIDLNIPLVLVLGAEDKGISTPVQKLLDHSAQLPMNENLESYNVSVANAIALYEIFKQRNKK, from the coding sequence ATGAAGTCACAATACATTATAGGTAGAAATGCGGTATTAGAAGCACTAATAACAGATGCACAATTTGAAAAAATATTGATAAGCAAAACAGCAAACGGAGATATAATTAAAGAAATATCACAAACTGCAAAACAAAGAAATATTTATGTGCAGTTTGTGCCAGAAATTAAATTAGATTCACTAATCAGACAATCACATCAAGGTGTTGTTGGCGTTATTCAGTTAGTACAATATTACGATTTTCAAGATATTGTTAATCAATCTTTCGATGAAGGAAAAATGCCATTGGTTATTGTTTTAGATGGAATTACAGATGTGCGTAATTTTGGTGCAATTGCTCGTACTGCATTGGGCTTAAATGCAGATTTAATTATTATTCCAAAAAAAGAAAGTGTAAGTATCAGTGCAGATGCTATTAAAACATCAGCTGGTGCATTGATGAAAATTCCTGTCTGTAAATCAGATAATCTAATTACTACCATAAAAGATTTAAAAAATAATGGATTGCAAGTTGTTGGTTTATCATCAGGCAATGCAAATAAGAATATTTCTGAAATAGATTTGAATATACCTTTGGTATTAGTATTAGGTGCAGAAGATAAAGGAATTTCTACGCCAGTACAAAAACTTTTAGACCATTCTGCTCAGTTACCTATGAATGAAAATCTTGAATCGTATAATGTTTCTGTTGCCAATGCAATTGCATTATATGAAATATTTAAACAACGAAACAAAAAATAA